In a genomic window of Lepisosteus oculatus isolate fLepOcu1 chromosome 3, fLepOcu1.hap2, whole genome shotgun sequence:
- the bmp16 gene encoding bone morphogenetic protein 16: MFPANLLVLMVLLLPQVVSARQGASDPSTPPQLSLAQTIQNLLLTRLGLRNRPEPRPGTPIPQYLLDVYRFHSQDFHLIQDPGFRFPTRHTQGANTLRSFHPLETPRHLLPSSQGETDSFHIVFNVSSIPRDERVTSAELRLSRREQSVPSGTQRVNLYQLPDPRSPADTETRLLASRLLADDHDSHSWESFSLGADLFDTPNGQTHHVAFVLEVTHLNSSRPPEQRRERLRVRRSVGQDQPSWAQERPLLVTYSHDGRGQPLAQKRVEPRRTRGPWERRVKRNGRLHKLKKMARARCRRHPLYVDFKDVGWNKWIVAPSGYHAFFCMGECRFPLADHMNSSSHAMVQTLVNSVNSNVPRACCVPTTLSPIAMLYLDQHDRVVLKNYQDMVVEGCGCR; the protein is encoded by the exons ATGTTCCCTGCTAATCTCCTGGTCCTGATGGTCCTGTTGCTACCTCAAGTCGTGTCAGCTCGCCAGGGGGCTTCTGACCCGAGCACACCGCCACAGCTCAGCCTGGCTCAGACCATTCAGAACTTGCTGCTGACCCGGCTGGGCCTGCGGAACCGGCCCGAACCCCGTCCAGGAACCCCCATCCCGCAGTACCTGCTGGACGTCTACCGGTTCCACTCCCAGGACTTCCACCTGATTCAGGACCCGGGCTTCAGGTTCCCCACCAGGCATACCCAGGGCGCCAACACCCTCCGCAGCTTCCACCCCCTGG AGACTCCAAGACACCTCCTCCCGAGTAGCCAGGGGGAAACAGACAGCTTCCACATCGTATTCAACGTCTCGTCCATTCCCAGGGACGAGCGGGTGACATCAGCTGAGCTTCGCCTCTCCCGCAGGGAGCAGTCTGTGCCCTCCGGGACTCAAAGGGTTAACTTATACCAGCTCCCTGATCCCAGGAGCCCAGCAGACACCGAGACCCGGCTCCTGGCGTCCAGGCTGCTGGCAGATGACCACGATTCGCACTCCTGGGAAAGTTTCAGCCTTGGCGCGGACTTGTTTGACACACCCAATGGCCAGACGCACCATGTGGCATTCGTGCTGGAGGTGACGCACCTGAACAGCAGCCGCCCTCCGGAGCAGCGAAGGGAGCGTTTGAGGGTCAGGAGATCCGTGGGCCAGGACCAGCCCAGCTGGGCCCAGGAGAGACCCCTCCTGGTGACCTACAGCCACGACGGGAGGGGCCAGCCCCTGGCCCAGAAGAGGGTCGAGCCCAGGAGGACCAGGGGCCCCTGGGAGAGAAGGGTGAAGCGCAACGGCAGGTTGCACAAGCTCAAGAAGATGGCCAGGGCGCGCTGCAGGAGGCACCCCCTCTACGTGGACTTCAAGGACGTGGGCTGGAACAAGTGGATCGTGGCTCCCAGTGGCTACCACGCCTTCTTCTGCATGGGGGAGTGCCGCTTCCCGCTGGCCGACCACATGAACTCCTCCAGCCACGCCATGGTGCAGACGCTGGTCAACTCGGTCAACAGCAACGTGCCGCGGGCCTGCTGCGTGCCCACCACACTCagccccatcgccatgctctacCTGGACCAGCACGACCGGGTGGTGCTCAAGAACTACCAAGACATGGTGGTGGAGGGCTGCGGCTGCAGATAA